TGCAGTCGGCCATATATGCGGAGCCCATTGACAGGCTCGCCGCCATGTACAAGGTGAGCCTCAACGATGAGGGTTTCCTGAGAGAGTCTCCAGCCAAGATGCGCCCTGTCGATGCCGAGATGGAAGGTGTTTTTGCCGCAGGTCTCGTCCTTGGTCCTAAGGGCGTGGAAGAAAGTGTGGTTGAAGCCTGGGCGGCGGCAGGCAGAGCCCTGCGTTTTCTGCGCCAGGGTGTGGTCATGACGGGAGGCGTGGTGGCCGAAGTCAACCCCGATCGCTGTGCCGTATGCCTTACCTGTGTAAGGACTTGCCCCTTCGGTATCCCTTACATAGAAAGCGTTCAGGAAGCGGCTTATATCGATCCGTCACTTTGCGTTGGTTGTGGAATGTGCGTCAGCGAGTGTCCGGGCAAAGCCATAATGTACAGGAAGTTAAGCGACGATCAGATTGTTGAGATGACCCGTGCTCTTGTACAGGAAGCGTGAAACTTATGGTCCACCGGAAGAAAAAGGAGTGTTTATATGAGCGCTTTTGAACCCAAAATAGTTGCCTTTTGTTGTGCCAATTGTGCGTCGGCGGCCGCTCAGGTGGCCGACAAGGCGGGATGGCAGCTTCCTCCCAACGTCAGGGTGGTTCAGCTTTTGTGTACAGGACGTCTCGACAGCCTGCACATTCTGAAGGCTCTCGAAAACGGAGCCGACGGAGTTTATGTGGCGGGGTGTCAGCCCGACAGTTGCCAGTTCAAGCACGGCGTTGAGAAAGCCGAGAAAAAGGTCAAATACGTTCAGAAGATTCTCGAGGATATCGGCCTGGAGCCCGAACGGGTGGCACTGTTCAATGTGGGGGCAGGAAAGGCCAACAGGTTTGTTGAGATTGCCCGGGAGATGGTTGAAAAGATAAAGTCCCTGGGTCCAAGTCCTCTGAAAGGTTGATTCCTTAGAAACGGGGTGGTCATCTTTATGAACCACCCCGTTGTTTGGTTGTCTCTGGACATTCCGGGATTTTTAGGATAATAAGTTTTTAAAGGTCGGGACGTGGCTCAGCTTGGTAGAGCGCTGCGTTCGGGACGCAGAGGCCGCTGGTTCAAATCCAGTCGTCCCGACCATTTTTATTTGTCCCCCTTCCGTCTTCATGAGTGAGTCGAGGGAGAAAATGAAAAAATGCAGGGTCTGTCGGTATGAAATCAGTGAAGATGCTTTGTTTTGCCCGAATTGCGGTACACCGGATCCTGCTAAGGACAAATGGGACGGTTGGGGACTGGAGTACAAAACTAAAACAACATTTCTGGGATTGCCGTTAATCCATGTTTCATTCAAATACAGGCCCAACAGGACTCCGGTCGTTGCTAAAGGCCTGATTTCCATAGGTCAATTCG
This sequence is a window from Thermodesulforhabdus norvegica. Protein-coding genes within it:
- a CDS encoding hydrogenase iron-sulfur subunit, coding for MSAFEPKIVAFCCANCASAAAQVADKAGWQLPPNVRVVQLLCTGRLDSLHILKALENGADGVYVAGCQPDSCQFKHGVEKAEKKVKYVQKILEDIGLEPERVALFNVGAGKANRFVEIAREMVEKIKSLGPSPLKG
- a CDS encoding zinc ribbon domain-containing protein, which encodes MKKCRVCRYEISEDALFCPNCGTPDPAKDKWDGWGLEYKTKTTFLGLPLIHVSFKYRPNRTPVVAKGLISIGQFGVGIINISQFGIGVVSISQFTIAFYALAQFALAYSLIAQIGVYVSKGYGQFVWKLADLLNLM